One window of the Amycolatopsis mediterranei genome contains the following:
- a CDS encoding SAM-dependent methyltransferase has translation MTDQRDSAPRAPEGVDTEKPSAARIYDWYLGGTQNWAVDREFGRRMEQQWPLVRPGSKQNREFMNRAVRAALRAGIRQFIDLGSGVPTAGNVHEVVEAELPEDHDAKVVYVDYEPVAAAHATLILEEEFATDWAGIVQADMRDAKSVLRASETQRLIDFSQPVCLIMAAVLHFVGPDDDPDGLLAAYRDALAPGSWLAISQMSEGDGDGPYLDGLRWFVEQYRKTSNPVWLRNREEIEPLFGDWPLLEPGIVHLPDWRPDRKINALEAEARPFAWCAVAEKPA, from the coding sequence GTGACCGACCAGCGGGATTCCGCGCCGAGAGCGCCGGAAGGTGTCGATACCGAGAAGCCGTCCGCGGCCCGGATCTACGACTGGTACCTGGGCGGTACCCAGAACTGGGCCGTGGACCGCGAGTTCGGCAGGCGCATGGAGCAGCAGTGGCCGCTGGTGCGCCCGGGGTCGAAGCAGAACCGCGAGTTCATGAACCGCGCGGTGCGGGCGGCGCTGCGGGCCGGGATCCGGCAGTTCATCGACCTCGGGTCGGGGGTGCCGACGGCCGGGAACGTGCACGAGGTCGTCGAGGCGGAGCTGCCCGAGGACCACGACGCGAAGGTGGTCTACGTCGACTACGAGCCGGTCGCCGCCGCCCACGCGACGCTGATCCTCGAGGAGGAATTCGCGACCGACTGGGCCGGCATCGTCCAGGCCGACATGCGGGACGCGAAGTCGGTGCTGCGCGCCTCGGAAACGCAGCGCCTCATCGACTTCTCCCAGCCCGTCTGCCTGATCATGGCGGCGGTGCTGCACTTCGTCGGGCCCGACGACGATCCGGACGGGCTGCTGGCGGCGTACCGGGACGCCCTCGCGCCCGGCAGCTGGCTGGCGATTTCGCAGATGAGCGAGGGCGACGGCGACGGCCCGTACCTGGACGGGCTGCGCTGGTTCGTCGAGCAGTACCGGAAGACGAGCAACCCGGTCTGGCTGCGCAACCGCGAAGAAATCGAGCCGCTCTTCGGGGACTGGCCGCTCCTGGAGCCGGGCATCGTGCACCTGCCGGACTGGCGGCCGGACCGGAAAATCAACGCGCTGGAGGCGGAGGCCCGCCCGTTCGCGTGGTGCGCCGTCGCGGAGAAGCCCGCCTGA
- a CDS encoding GNAT family N-acetyltransferase, which produces MGLMHSDVIATEHAARLAAVDSLLPGSSPFEAAENAVVLEVATGGSAASGLASRVQVDRDAPNAPWRALTEHRLDLQLAGPQPAAVLDALLTRWDEHLRAVAEPGDTETAAIVPRASRDAAGAREMLHHGFAPLRVVAVRPAQRLVPATPLGTPGVKIRRAEPGDLETAVALGMELHSYDAQYGTVNWRTGVEEILAKDLAEQLKRPEPPLWIAELYGRPLGMVSVQHPGETGWISGRVAASRVGYLSSLAVAEAARSSGVGTALATHAHHVLDEEGADVVLLHHAAANPLSTPFWYAQGYRPLWTYWQRRPAVR; this is translated from the coding sequence ATGGGGCTCATGCACAGCGATGTGATTGCCACCGAGCACGCGGCGCGGCTCGCGGCGGTGGACTCCCTCCTCCCCGGATCTTCTCCCTTCGAAGCAGCGGAAAACGCGGTGGTCCTGGAGGTCGCGACGGGCGGCTCGGCGGCGTCCGGCCTCGCGTCCCGCGTCCAGGTCGACCGCGACGCCCCGAACGCGCCGTGGCGCGCGCTGACCGAGCACCGCCTCGACCTCCAGCTGGCCGGCCCGCAGCCGGCGGCCGTGCTTGATGCCCTCCTCACCCGATGGGATGAACATCTGCGCGCGGTCGCCGAGCCGGGTGACACCGAGACGGCGGCGATCGTGCCGCGGGCGAGCCGGGACGCCGCCGGCGCGCGCGAAATGCTGCACCACGGCTTCGCGCCGCTGCGGGTGGTCGCGGTCCGCCCCGCGCAGCGGCTGGTCCCGGCGACCCCGCTGGGGACGCCCGGGGTCAAGATCCGCCGCGCCGAGCCCGGCGACCTCGAGACGGCCGTGGCGCTCGGCATGGAACTGCACTCCTACGACGCCCAGTACGGCACGGTGAACTGGCGCACCGGCGTCGAGGAGATCCTGGCCAAGGACCTCGCCGAGCAGCTGAAGCGGCCGGAGCCGCCGTTGTGGATCGCCGAGCTGTACGGCCGTCCGCTCGGCATGGTGAGCGTCCAGCACCCGGGCGAAACCGGCTGGATCAGCGGCCGCGTCGCCGCTTCCCGGGTGGGCTACCTGTCGTCACTGGCCGTGGCGGAGGCCGCGCGGTCGTCCGGCGTCGGCACCGCGCTGGCGACGCACGCCCACCACGTCCTCGACGAGGAAGGCGCCGACGTCGTCCTGCTGCACCACGCCGCGGCGAACCCGCTGTCGACGCCGTTCTGGTACGCGCAGGGGTACCGCCCGCTGTGGACGTACTGGCAGCGTCGACCGGCTGTTCGGTGA
- the lon gene encoding endopeptidase La, with translation MSDTRLLPVLPLDDDVVLPGMVVPLDLTDTETRAAVESAQAKTPSQASFPGIRSSAATKAEVLIVPRVHGEYAEFGTVATVERIGRVPGGKAAVLLRGTARALVGRIADGPGAARWVHAEDAPETTNDRTAQLAAEYKAVVISILQQRGGWQLIDAVQQVEDASAIADLSGNAPYLSTEQKLELLSTLDVAARLEKSLEWSKEYLAELEVTDTIRKDVAEGMEKQQKEFLLRRQLEAIRKELGELDGTAQDDDYRARVEAAELPDAVKKAALAEVDKLDRTSEQSPEGGWIRTWLDTVLELPWNERTEDSYDIAAARAVLDADHAGLDDVKERIIEYLAVRKRRAESGLGPVGGRRSGAVLALAGPPGVGKTSLGESVAKAMGRKFVRVALGGIRDEAEIRGHRRTYVGALPGRIVRAIKEAGSMNPVVLLDEIDKVGADYRGDPTAALLEVLDPEQNHTFRDHYLEVELDLSDVVFLATANALETIPGPLLDRMELVTLDGYTEHEKVTIARDHLLPRELERAGLSTSDVVLTDAAFSRIAAEYTREAGVRDANRTIAKVLRKIATKVALDEVSLPLTVDAPSLETYLGRPRHIPESSLPASTQRTATPGVATGLAVTGAGGDVLYIEASLADQESGASGLQLTGQLGDVMKESVQIALSYLRSHGAELELPVGDLKNRGIHVHVPAGAVPKDGPSAGVTMTTALASLLSGRVVRADVAMTGEVSLTGRVLPIGGVKQKLLAAHRAGMKTVIIPQRNEPDLDDVPAEVLAQLDVHAVANVREVLDLALTPASTPVSQAA, from the coding sequence ATGTCCGACACCCGCCTCCTGCCCGTGCTCCCGCTCGATGACGACGTCGTGCTGCCGGGCATGGTCGTCCCGCTCGACCTGACCGACACCGAGACGCGGGCCGCGGTGGAGTCCGCCCAGGCCAAGACGCCGAGCCAGGCGTCCTTCCCCGGTATCCGCTCTTCCGCGGCGACCAAGGCCGAAGTCCTGATCGTCCCGCGCGTCCACGGCGAGTACGCCGAGTTCGGCACCGTCGCGACGGTCGAGCGCATCGGCCGCGTGCCCGGCGGCAAGGCCGCCGTCCTGCTGCGCGGCACGGCCCGCGCGCTCGTCGGCCGGATCGCCGACGGCCCCGGCGCGGCCCGCTGGGTGCACGCCGAGGACGCCCCCGAAACCACGAACGACCGGACCGCGCAGCTCGCGGCCGAGTACAAGGCCGTCGTCATCTCGATCCTCCAGCAGCGCGGCGGCTGGCAGCTGATCGACGCCGTCCAGCAGGTCGAAGACGCCTCCGCGATCGCCGACCTGTCCGGCAACGCGCCGTACCTGTCCACCGAGCAGAAGCTCGAGCTGCTGTCTACTTTGGACGTCGCGGCCCGCCTGGAGAAGTCCCTCGAGTGGAGCAAGGAGTACCTGGCCGAGCTCGAGGTGACCGACACGATCCGCAAGGACGTCGCCGAGGGCATGGAGAAGCAACAGAAGGAGTTCCTGCTGCGCCGCCAGCTCGAGGCGATCCGCAAGGAGCTCGGCGAGCTCGACGGCACCGCGCAGGACGACGACTACCGCGCCCGCGTCGAGGCCGCCGAACTGCCCGACGCCGTCAAGAAGGCCGCACTGGCCGAAGTGGACAAGCTGGACCGCACGTCCGAGCAATCCCCCGAAGGCGGCTGGATCCGCACCTGGCTGGACACCGTCCTGGAGCTGCCCTGGAACGAGCGCACCGAGGACAGCTACGACATCGCGGCCGCGCGGGCCGTCTTGGACGCCGACCACGCCGGTCTCGACGACGTCAAGGAACGCATCATCGAGTACTTGGCCGTGCGCAAGCGTCGTGCCGAGTCGGGTCTCGGCCCGGTCGGTGGCCGGCGTTCGGGTGCGGTGCTCGCCCTCGCGGGCCCTCCCGGGGTCGGCAAGACGTCGCTGGGTGAGTCCGTCGCGAAGGCCATGGGCCGGAAGTTCGTCCGGGTGGCGCTGGGCGGCATCCGCGACGAGGCGGAGATCCGCGGCCACCGCCGCACCTACGTCGGCGCGCTGCCCGGCCGGATCGTCCGCGCCATCAAGGAAGCCGGCTCGATGAACCCGGTGGTGCTGCTCGACGAGATCGACAAGGTCGGCGCCGATTACCGCGGCGACCCGACCGCGGCGCTGCTCGAAGTGCTGGACCCGGAGCAGAACCACACGTTCCGCGACCACTACCTCGAGGTCGAGCTGGACCTGTCCGACGTCGTGTTCCTGGCGACGGCCAACGCGCTGGAGACCATCCCCGGCCCGCTGCTGGACCGCATGGAGCTCGTCACGCTGGACGGCTACACCGAGCACGAGAAGGTCACCATCGCCCGCGACCACCTGCTCCCGCGGGAGCTGGAGCGCGCCGGGCTGAGCACTTCGGACGTGGTTTTGACGGACGCGGCGTTCAGCCGGATCGCCGCCGAGTACACCCGCGAGGCGGGCGTGCGCGACGCGAACCGGACCATCGCGAAGGTGCTGCGGAAGATCGCGACCAAGGTCGCGTTGGACGAGGTCTCGCTGCCGCTGACCGTGGACGCTCCGTCCCTGGAGACCTACCTCGGCCGCCCGCGGCACATCCCCGAGTCGTCGCTCCCGGCGTCGACGCAGCGCACGGCGACCCCGGGCGTGGCGACGGGCTTGGCGGTGACGGGTGCCGGTGGTGACGTCCTGTACATCGAGGCGTCGCTGGCGGACCAGGAGTCCGGCGCGTCCGGGCTGCAGCTGACCGGCCAGCTCGGTGACGTGATGAAGGAGTCGGTGCAGATCGCGCTGTCCTACCTCAGGTCGCACGGCGCGGAGCTGGAGCTGCCGGTGGGCGACCTGAAGAACCGCGGCATCCACGTCCACGTCCCGGCGGGCGCGGTCCCGAAGGACGGCCCTTCGGCCGGTGTCACCATGACGACGGCGCTCGCGTCGCTGCTCTCGGGCCGCGTGGTCCGGGCGGACGTCGCGATGACCGGCGAGGTGTCCCTGACCGGCCGGGTCCTGCCGATCGGCGGCGTCAAGCAGAAGCTGCTGGCGGCCCACCGGGCGGGGATGAAGACGGTGATCATCCCCCAGCGCAACGAGCCGGACCTGGACGACGTCCCGGCCGAGGTGCTGGCCCAGCTGGACGTCCACGCGGTGGCCAACGTCCGCGAGGTCCTCGACCTCGCCCTGACCCCGGCTTCGACGCCGGTTTCCCAGGCGGCGTAA
- a CDS encoding YajQ family cyclic di-GMP-binding protein yields the protein MADPSFDVVSKVDRQEVDNALNQASKELGTRFDFRGTGTTINWAGEEALTIESETEERALAAVEVFKEKLIKRNISLKAFEAGEPALSGKIYKISGKILQGIASDKAKQIAKYIRDEGPKGVQAQIQGDQLRVSGKKKDQLQEVIALLKGKDFEIALQFTNYR from the coding sequence GTGGCGGATCCCTCTTTCGACGTCGTGAGCAAGGTCGACCGCCAGGAGGTGGACAACGCGCTCAACCAGGCGAGCAAGGAGCTGGGCACGCGGTTCGACTTCCGCGGCACCGGCACGACGATCAACTGGGCCGGCGAGGAGGCGCTCACGATCGAGTCCGAGACCGAGGAGCGCGCGCTGGCCGCGGTCGAGGTGTTCAAGGAGAAGCTGATCAAGCGCAACATCTCCCTGAAGGCCTTCGAAGCCGGCGAGCCGGCGCTGTCGGGCAAGATCTACAAGATCTCCGGCAAGATCCTGCAGGGCATCGCCTCGGACAAGGCGAAGCAGATCGCCAAGTACATCCGCGACGAAGGCCCCAAGGGCGTCCAGGCCCAGATCCAGGGCGACCAGCTGCGGGTGTCGGGCAAGAAGAAGGACCAGCTGCAGGAGGTCATCGCCCTGCTGAAGGGCAAGGACTTCGAGATCGCGCTGCAGTTCACCAACTACCGGTGA
- a CDS encoding class I SAM-dependent methyltransferase: MSIPVTSRPVREELVRVQYAEPALVAGYADDHAGWGPTARYHHSRRYAIDQVLAGCPGGDLLDVGCGPGMMVRHLLDTRPGDFRITACDQSPAMIDAVAARVDADAGVKLAVGDIQEMPFGDREFDVVLAMGVLEYADAAQALHEVARVTRPGGLVVTTMLNPKSPYRLFEWGVFWPARRTLGALERVVGVPPSRRHGARRTGIVALTPRRLRELLWRAGLQPGAVIAYDVTAWVPPVDRLVRRRDRSWRERPETTIARGAKRWLGTGYLVAAQRL; this comes from the coding sequence ATGTCCATTCCCGTGACGTCGCGACCGGTTCGCGAGGAGCTGGTGCGGGTGCAGTACGCCGAACCCGCGCTCGTCGCCGGCTACGCGGACGACCACGCCGGATGGGGACCCACCGCGCGCTACCACCATTCGCGGCGCTACGCCATCGATCAGGTCCTGGCCGGCTGCCCCGGTGGCGACCTGCTCGACGTCGGCTGCGGGCCCGGGATGATGGTGCGGCACCTGCTCGACACCCGGCCCGGCGACTTCCGCATCACCGCGTGCGACCAGTCGCCGGCCATGATCGATGCCGTTGCGGCGCGCGTCGACGCCGATGCCGGCGTCAAGCTCGCCGTGGGCGACATCCAAGAGATGCCGTTCGGCGACCGGGAGTTCGATGTCGTCCTCGCGATGGGCGTCCTCGAGTACGCCGACGCCGCGCAGGCGCTGCACGAAGTCGCCCGGGTCACCCGGCCCGGCGGGCTCGTCGTGACGACGATGCTCAACCCGAAGAGCCCGTACCGGCTCTTCGAATGGGGCGTCTTCTGGCCCGCCCGCCGCACGCTCGGGGCGCTGGAGCGCGTTGTCGGCGTCCCGCCGTCGAGACGGCACGGTGCCCGCCGCACCGGGATCGTCGCGCTGACCCCGCGGCGCCTGCGGGAATTGCTGTGGCGCGCCGGTCTGCAGCCGGGGGCGGTCATCGCCTACGACGTCACCGCGTGGGTGCCGCCGGTCGACCGGCTGGTCCGCCGCCGGGACCGCTCGTGGCGGGAGCGTCCGGAAACGACGATCGCGCGCGGGGCGAAGCGCTGGCTGGGCACCGGCTACCTGGTCGCCGCCCAGCGGCTCTGA